From the genome of Vitis riparia cultivar Riparia Gloire de Montpellier isolate 1030 chromosome 11, EGFV_Vit.rip_1.0, whole genome shotgun sequence:
TGTTTCTCGATTTTGATTGCTTCATTGTATCTTTGACAGTGATGAAGACTGTTATGGGGGATCTAATATGATATaattcttggatttttttttcccctagaATTTTAGAACCGAGGAGAGGGAATGTCTGGAGGAGGGACACAGAAGAGCTTGAGGAAGGCACTTGGAGCCATCAAGGACAGCACCACTGTCGGATTGGCTAAAGTAAATAGTGATTACAAGGTACTACTAGTTGtatataattttgttaatgACTATTGCAATCATTGATGTCTATCGCCTTTTTAGTTGGGCATTGTCTTTTGCAGGAATTGGACATTGCCATTGTTAAGGCCACAAATCATGTTGAGCGCCCagcaaaagaaaaacacattAAAGGTAGGTCCAACTGACCCAAAATGGAATTATGGAAATGACATGTAGAAATATTGTCAGCTGTGcatctttgttcattttttttttctttaatttttttaacagaCACTAGTTGTAGCGgctttcaaagagaaaaaaaaatcgattaACATGGGCTTGATTATGAATTTATTCCTTTTTGCAGCTATCTTTTCTGCAATTTCAGCTACAAGGCCTCGGGCTGATGTTGCATACTGCATCCATGCTCTTGCCAGACGGTTATCCAAGACACATAATTGGGCGGTAGGTCCTTGAAGCCAATAGTATTTTGTGATGGGAAAGAACCTCTATGATCTGAAGGAAACAAGAATTACAGTGTGAGATTAaacacaattaaaataattttcaggTTTTATTCTAAGAAGTAGAAAATGTTGATGAGATTTATGAGTGGCCCCTGATATGTATTGGCATTCTTGTATATGTTGAAGTAAACAAGACATGTACACAGGGAAAAGTTGGTGGGTAGCTTCATTTCTGGCCACAAGTCAGTTCAAGTGAACCTCTACAAAATAGAGGTTGGAGATAAATATACAGAATGTGTCAGTGAAGTAACTTCTATAAATTGATGAGCCTTCTCCAAACTGCTAATGAGCCTGCTTAGTATTTTGGACTTCATGCTGTTCATAATGCAAGTTCTGCACAGGCTAAAGTCATCTTTGATTTTTCTCATTAACTTCCTTGCTTAGAGTGGGAAGCAGACACCACACGCCTATGAATAAGGTAGCGATACAGATTAAGAAAGATACAAGGGCTATTTATTTTCTTACCATAATGCCTCCTTATCTATAATGGTCAATTGAGGTCTTCATGAAACATAGGTTCTCTAATGATCAGAAAACAGGATCGCCCCATCCTGATTAGGCCCTAAGTGAGTGATGGAGGTGTGAGATTGATGACAATGACCAGGCAAGTGGTGGCAACAGAGTAATAGGTGCTTGGGTAATTGTGATCATGTGACAGATTTTCAGTGCAAACTGATGTTTAGATGTTCCTTGCTAAAGAGATCGTGTGGGTGAAAACCTGACATGATAACATAAGTCTAGACCATCTGATTTGTAAGGTTTTTCAAAGCACTATTCTTTCTGAATAAAATCCACCTTGTGATGCAACACAGGTAATCAGATGGTTCAGATTCCATTTAATCGCCctaatcatttaaaatatatatatttctctgcTGCAAGTAGTTAAACTCTTGGTCCCAACTTTTCGATAATTAATGTGTAGTATATATCTAGAAAAGAGTAGTGTGAAGGATGTGTGCATAAGATTATACATCAATATGTGTGTGGTTAACCCTTACATTGCATCTGGGTTGTAAGCCAAACAAAGGCACTGCATTGGTTTCTCTAACTTGCAATTTGGCATCTTAATATGTCAATGTTAagatttgaagtaaattttgtATTTCCCTTTCATAGCTAATATTTATGATATCGTAATGGTTTCAATAGTTAGATCTGCTGGCAGTCACGTCATGATGCAAGATATGTTATTTTCACTACTTCACACCTTATATTAACTATTATTTCTGCAAAATGTATGAATGTTTTAACAATTAGAAGTATTGGGAGCAATCAACAATATAATTTCATGGCCTTGAACTTGACTTTACCGATGATGGAACTAGGTTAAAATGGAGACCTTTGATATGATATTGATTCACAGAGCTAGTCACGTTGACAATGCCCTTCTTTATTACTGGGGGAAGTTTCTGGACGTGATTGTAAACTATAACTAGTTTCATTCATCTTAATTCCTTAAAGATACCAGTAAGTTTGATTGTCAAGGAACAATGGCTGCAAGAGTAGTTCAGGTGTTAATGTGCTAGTTGCTCATAGCAAGAGATTCTCTTGCTATTGTTTGTTCTGCTCCACAACTACTCTTTTTTTGGTTGGTGTTGTTCTGTACATTTTGTTTGCATTGATCTTGGCCTATTATTCGCAATATAATGATCTCCTTATCTGGAAACATAACGGTTTCTCATGTTATTGTCATTTCTGTTCCTACAccttttactcttttttttgttCAGACTGTATTCTATAACTTTTGTCTGTGTCGGTTGTGGCCTGTTGTTTTAACGATATGGTGATTTCTTTATTGTATGCCTAGATGATAAATGGAATTTTTAACTAATCGAATCATTATTGAAATGAGGAGGAAATTTTATGATATTGCCTTATCTGGAAACATAGCGGTTTCTCATGTTATTGTCTTTTTTGTTCCTACACCTTTTTGTCATGAGTGGTCAGTATTTGACGTCTGTGGTGGCCGTGATACATTCCCCTATATTAGTTAACCCTGTGGTTAACTTGATATCACCTATTCATCATTGTATAGACAGTGACTTGTGGGCTCATGAATAAATGTTTTAACAATTGATGCTTCAAGGGCAATTTGTATTTTTCACTCATCTTGAAATGGGTGACTGACCTTTATTCTTGATGTTTAGGTTGCATTGAAAACTCTAGTTGTTATTCATCGTGCTTTGAGGGAAGTGGATCCCACATTCCATGAAGAACTCATTAATTATGGAAGGAGTAGAAGCCATATGCTAAACTTGGCTCATTTCAAAGATGATTCTAGTCCAAATGGTACTCTTTCTTTGTCCATTCTTGAACATTTTGATGCTTAAAAGGTCAATTCTTTTGtacatgaaatttattttaacctGCTGCTCAGCATGGGATTATTCTGCATGGGTACGCACTTATGCCTTATTCTTGGAGGAGAGGCTGGAATGCTTTCGTGTGCTGAAGTATGATATTGAGACAGATCGTCctgtaagaatttttttttgtcaaaatttttttatgatctttccttccttttcttttggcAAGAATTAATTGCTATTTTCTACCTTATTATGCCTTGTCATTTCCCAAATTGAGTAATTATAGAATTTTCATCTATTTCCGAAAAATGTTAAGTTTTTGTTGCAgccctaaaaatatttaatggagAAGATTTTATGTCAGACTGAGTTTAGTTAGAAATTATATGGGTGCATGATTTCCTTTGAATCCTGTCACTTTTTCTTGATGACAATGGCAACAGTATTAACTGCTGGCATGCTAATGTTTTGGGTTGAGATGTAGCATGACATACTGTCATAAAGTTGTTCCACGGGCTCTTCAACTTGCATTTTTAATGCCTTATCTCTACTGAAGCTGTGgacctttttttccttctactccAGGCTCtctttttagttatttttccCCTATGCTTTGTCCTTGGTTCTAGGCATTGCATGTGGTTTTATGTTACTTTAGACATAACTATGTACTCCGTTAAGTACAAAGATCATCAGGATAATTCTTAGATGTAAATTGTGATGCAGAGGACCAAAGAGCTGGACACTGTTGAGTTGCTTGAGCAGCTACCAGCTTTGCAACAGCTTCTATTTCGTGTTCTTGGTTGCCAGGTAATTTTATGATTTACATAGTTCAGCGTATATGGATTTGGCATTACATGTAATACTGTTGGGGTTTCAAATTCAAATGGCAGGTGACAGATATTTTCATCatgtcttattattattattttttttatggggggatattttttaaatttttatgcaGCCACACGGAGCAGCAGTTCATAATATTGTGATTCAGTTGGCACTCTCAATGGTGAGTGGAATTTGTAAAAGTTTTGCTTATTCATAACTTAAACTGAATTgacttaagattttttttttcttttggtagaAAATTGACTTAGAGTTGACTGTtgtcctgattttttttttaaattttatttaaataggtCGCTTTGGAAAGCATTAAGATATACAGTGCCATAAGCGATGGTACAGTTAATTTGGTTGACAAGGTAGGGCATGACTTTTGCTTTCTAAATGCGAAGTTTGGCTATTCAGCAATTCTTGTATATATGATGATGTTGATCATGACAGTTCTTTGAGATGCAACGAAATGATGCTGTGAAGGCTTTGGAGATATACCGAAGAGCAGGGAGTCAGGTACTTTGCTCTCAAATATCTATACTGTTACCTGGTGTATGTGGGGACCATTTCTGTCTCTATACGTTTCCTAACTCATCTCCATATTTCAGGCGGAGAAACTAtcagaattttatgaaatatgtaaGAGTCTTGACATTGCACGTGGAGAAAGGTTTATTAAGATCGAGCAGGTTTGGAATTTCTCTTGGGAAGCTTTCGAGAATGTATCTTAAGTCCTTTTTCCCCCAATTTTTATTGAGTCATTTAATTATTGATGATGAAGCCCCCTGCATCATTTTTACAAGCCATGGAAGAGTATGTGAGGGATGCTCCACGAGCTTCAACAGTTCGCAAGGATCAGGTACGAAAGTACTCTGTTAAACAGAACAAACTTGGACAGAGAGATCTTATAAAGACACCATATACATGCGCTACTATTTGTCTGCTAACAAAAAGATAAGCCAAAGAAATATTTTGTCATATGAGGAGCTATGAAAAGCGGTCCTGATTTAACTTATGGAtgcaattgaaaatttttaattagatgGACGTGCTGACTATGGGTCAGGGTATCTCAAAGTTTTCACATGTGATCTTGTCAGTGAGCACATATTAAGGCATCAGCACATTTAGTCAATAATTAAGGATAACCAACAATACACCAAGCTGCGCAGATGAGACAAGTGGATAAATTAGTGTTTGCATATTTGCAGGCTATAGGGCAATGTAGAATATGAAATCACactttgttttgaatcatgatTGTTTTGTTTCCCATTGTGTTTTCCAATGGGTTCATTGGATTACTGCCGTGAAAGCTTTCATATTACTCTTTTTTACCTTACATCTTTCATATTGCTCTTTTTCTATGTATCCTTCTGTAGAATTTGTTACAATCTTGTAAACAGTCATTTCAAAATCTAATATTTCCTGaactttttctttgaaattgtttaggatcttatttaatatttttcacttAAAACAAGCCACAATTTCCTTTTAATTGTTACTAGGAAACAAAGCAGGTGGTTAGTGAGAAACTTGCTGCTCCTAAAGTAGTCTTATCCATAGAATACAACAAAGCCCCAGAAGTGCAGGAGGAGCATCCTTCATCTCCGCCTCCACCTGAACCAGTAAAAGTGAAAATGCCTGTTGTTGAACCACCGGATCTGTTGGTAATCCTCGGTTTCTTCTTTTGTTCCTTGTGTTGAGAGTATtcttattttgagaaatttacAGTTTGCCAGTTTGGCTGGGAGCACTCCTAAAGCACTGGATTTCTTTGTTGCCAGGGCTTAGATGATCCCATTCCAAATACTGCAGAATTAGATGAGAAGAATGCCATGGCTTTGGCTATTGTTCCTGTTGGTAAGTTGACTTTAATAATGTAATAATATATGCATTGAACCACGGGCTAGTATAATGATTATTAATTCAACCAGGACTCTAATGGTTGAAAACTTATTTTGGCCTTGGAATTTATAACCAGTTGAAATTGAGATCATGTTAGTTGGTTTATGCAACTGAGATTAAGTTCCTATCAAATTCAATATTTGGTTCTATAGTGTGGAAACcattcccatttttctttgtcattGTTGCTGCAGCTGAAACACCACCTTCTGCTGGTCCTAACCCAGCCAATGGAACTACAGGCTGGGAATTGGCACTTGTTACCGCTCCAAGCTCAAATGAGAACGCCACAGCTGCTAGCAAGCTGGTATTTCTCATGATATCATTTCAGCCCATATGTCATTGATGGTTATCTATTCACTAGTTGATAGATTTACTGGATCTTAGGAATGCCATTTTTCTTGCCTGAATATTATCCATTTCAGAAAACAAGAATGATCTTCTCTTTCTCAGCATTAGGAATGAAagttttacctatcaaaaaaaagaaaagcattgGGAATGAAAGTTTTAACAGTTGATGCTGTATACTGATATTTTGTTgcttatatgaaaaaaaaaggctgGAGGACTAGACATGCTTACGCTAGATAGCCTATACGATGATGCAATAAGAAGAAACAACCAGAATGTAAGCTACAACCCATGGCAACCAGTCCCAATGGGTGGCCCCATGATGCAGCAAACAGCACACGACCCATTCTTTGCCTCCAATGCAGTGGCTGCACCACCAAATGTGCAGATGGCAGCAATGGGCAACCAGCAGCAGGCTTTTATgttgcagcagcagcagcagcaacagcaacagcagatgatgatgatgatgggtCAACAGCAACAACAGCCTTTAAATCCTTTTGGAAATCCATATGGAGCCACTGCCCACCCCTATGGCTCAGGTATGCCTGTTCAAACCCACAATCCTTATTCAGGCTTTATTTAAACAGATGCCATGGAAAGAGAGCTGTTCACTTTCTGGAAacacaagaaaaaggaaaaacacagGAGAAGAGCCGGTTTTTGATTTCAAAGATTGGAGACACATGTGAAGGATAAACTGATGTGTACCATATGTTGTGTATGTTCATTAGCTAGAACGAAATTTGTTGTGTAATAAGCAGCGAGAAGGAGCGTTTTGGATCATTGATTATTTACATTGAACAAGATTGGTAATAATGATTTTTGCGACACAAATTTTTTTGAACtcttattttttcatctttgtgCTTGGGCAGGAACCCAGtttcttttttacattttcttttgcatATATTTCATGAATATTTAGTCAGATAAACAGGATTTGTAAGCTGTGATTGCTGTTATACATTGATGATGTACACCTTGTTGTCATAAAGTGAGTTATAACAGTTGAGGAGAGATGCTTTCTTCTCAGATTCATTCTTCACAACTGCTAATACTGGTAAACAATTTCAACAGTCTGAGACAACCCAGTAATCCAGATTTTTATAATTGAGGTAGGGACAAAAGAGTGGTTTGTTGGtgagaaaatgaaaactattttcttagTGCTCCATCCCGTCAAATTGATATGAGATCAAGCCTTCAATATGGGCGTCCACCTCAGGCCTCAGAAGGCTAAATATAAGCGATGATTGAGAAGTTGAGGGTTGAGATTTGAGATGGGAGAAGAATCCAAATTTACAATTAGGATAAGGGCTTGTTTGGGTTAGTTCCTCAGGTGTGGACCTCTTTGAACTGGACAGCCCAACTCCCCTTGTAACCTTAAGCAATGTGATTTTGAAGGCAACCACCCCCCAGTTCACTACCCTTGATATTCTCATCTCAGAATTCTTATTATCAATTACCATACCGGGTGTCTCTAAGACTCTAACTACAAACCAATCATCTCTCAATCTGGTATCCTCTTCTTCCCCTCCGTCcatcaatcaaataattttaacatctTTTAACTTACCATATGCACCgtattttattagaataaaCCAAGGATACGATGCGGAATAGTTGCTAggaaagtcattttttttttaggtcctcaatttattgatatttttcaaataatgcaCTGAATGCAAAAAAATTAGTTGAGTTGGAAGCGGGAATTACCAAAGAAAGGGTGGGGTGGGTCCCAATCCTAAACTTTTTTGTTAGCCCAAAcagataaatagataaaatggTTAACCATCTGGTGCGTTAGCAACTTAGGAGAAAGAGGGGGAGAAAGTATCGTCTTGATCAGGATCAGGATCATCATCGCATAATGAGGGAGTAGAGGCAGAAGCCAAAAGACAAGTAAACAAGTGGAACCAGAGAGAGAAGagtaacaacaacaacaacaacaacaacaacaacaaccatgGTTGGCCCTGAATTCTGatccttcctctctctctctctctctctctctctctctctctctttctctctctctaagaCCTCCTAAATGTCGtgcttctctctctaaaaactaaaatactaaATACCCCACTCCTCCACCAACAATGTCTTGGCTTCCTAACCCTTTCGAATCCCCACAATACGACGCCGTTTCCAATCCTTCCCACGTCGCCGGCGTCCGTGAGGACCTCTCCGTTTTCTCCCAGACCATCGGCCGCCAACTCCGTGGCGTAGCCGCCTTCCTAGCCCCACCGCCTTCACCGCCTTCTTCGCCTTCCCCCGTCGCTGCTCCCTCCGATTCTTCCTCTTCCGCTTCCTCCTCCCCAACACTTCGCGGCATCCGCAACGACCTCGCCGAGATCGGCGGCAGCTTCAAGTCCGGCCTCAAGACCTTCTCCAACTTGTTCCAGAGCCAACCGGGTGACGCTGACGATGAGTGCCTTGAAGATTACGACGGCGTTGCCGGGATTACAGAGGAGGTTCTCCATTTTGTTAGTCAACTCTCTACTAGGCCTGAATGTTGGACCGATTTTCCTTCGGCGcttgatgatggtgatgatcaattcttttctctattttcattgGCGTTCAGTGCAATTCTTAATTGCAGTTCAACATGAGAATATTGTGATTTTGGTTTTCTAGTTGTTACCGTGGAAACTGAACTGCTATCTATTGGCATTACAGAAAGGTTGAGCGATCTCAGTATCGTAGGAATGGGATTGGTTTTAGGATCTAATTCCGATGTTAATTGTTTAGATGGTTGCTATTTCTATGCTGTAGAGTTTATATATAAAGCAGAACAGAGCCATTCTATCTATGGACTTTGCTATGGGCCGGTTAAAATTTTTGGTTCTTATTGAACTTTGTAGAcagttttgatttattgttcAGGTCTAATGTTCTAGTGGATTATGGAGTGGTTGATATATTGGTGATGCTTGGTTTAACAGGTTTGGTGTTTGAGTGGATGGTTAGGACTGTTTTGTTCTGGCAGGCAAAGTATTGGATTACGGAGTAGTGAATGTCTAATGTCATCTGGTGGAGAATCTAGGATGATGAGATCAAAGGATGCTAAATTGAGGCAGCAATTGAATTTTGGTCGGACATTGGTGTAATTGGTAGACATTTTTCTGTTATGTGGACCATAAATGGAATAGAAGGAGAGGAGTTGAATTGGGCTAATAACGTGTAAGAGAGGTAATCAAGACTCCTTTTGTTCTTGATAGCTGGAGCAAGGTGATTAGTTTGACATGTTAGTGCTTATAATAGGGCAATGTGGGTGAAGTGGatgcttgtttttaaaagaggtGGGAAAGGAAGCCCTTAGGAAGTGAGAGTCCTAACACAAAAGTtattcccatgggaaatttggCTGGACCCAAAATTCGGTATGTTTGTAGCTTGACTGTGAAAAGTGTGTTGGAGGAATTTTTTTGGTCAGttgaataatttattcataatattttgagaACTTGGAAAATGCTGGAGACAAGTGCTTTGAAGAGAAGGCGACtcatgtaaaatatttaaatctgTGCTACTTATATAGGGATGTATGAattatattcggaaactaaggAAGAGGTTGGTTAAGGAAAGATAAAAGCAAGTAGAATATAGAAAATCCTTTTGCCTTCATGCAATATATTGAAGCTAGTTTCAATAGGACCTGATGATGTTAGATAGGAGAAAGACTTCTATACATGGTTTTAAGTAACTGGAATAGGCATGGTAGAGTTGTTATAGGATTGCACGGAAAGACTGTCCAAACAAGTACATCATGATGAAGAGAAGGGAGCAATGGGCTCCTAGGATTCTAGGAGGATAATGAATGGTGAGACACAAAGAGTTTCAAGTTTCGAAGGACTAACCGATGGGATAAGAGACACTTAAGTGAACTTGTTTGGTTTGTGATGTATAAACTAGATTTTGATTTAAGATGGGGATTAATGTAAATCTAGATATGTGTCTAAACACCTTGGGATCTGAAAATTATTGTAAGTTGTTAGCGGAGTGCAATTTTAGTGAGATGTAGATAGGATTAGTTTGTTAGTGATAGAAACGTTTCACTTAAAATTTTGAGGTGTGATGTCTGCTAAACAAACCACATGCCACTGAGTTGTTTGGGGGCTAGGTAACTACAAGGTCACACTATTAGACAATCACACTTTAAATACATTCTTTTAGAGGCatgactaaaatataaaatatgtaagatttttttgaaaaactaatgtgaagaaaaaagagaggaCACGCATCATATGAGTAGAGGTTCCTGAATCAATGGCCTAAGAGGTAGAGGATGAAGGAATATAAGCACTAAACACAAATATTGTTATACCTAATTGTGCAAAATAAGAAGTGGATGAAGCTTGTTTTAGATATGCTTGATATTGTTGAAATTGTTCATATTCTTCCTTAGATAACATAACTTCTAAGGAAGGTTGATTAACCTAAGATTCAGAAGCAAGTGACTGAGAAAAAGAGACACTATTAGCCATTGGCCCTCAAATACGAGTGCCCTTA
Proteins encoded in this window:
- the LOC117925133 gene encoding putative clathrin assembly protein At5g35200, translated to MSGGGTQKSLRKALGAIKDSTTVGLAKVNSDYKELDIAIVKATNHVERPAKEKHIKAIFSAISATRPRADVAYCIHALARRLSKTHNWAVALKTLVVIHRALREVDPTFHEELINYGRSRSHMLNLAHFKDDSSPNAWDYSAWVRTYALFLEERLECFRVLKYDIETDRPRTKELDTVELLEQLPALQQLLFRVLGCQPHGAAVHNIVIQLALSMVALESIKIYSAISDGTVNLVDKFFEMQRNDAVKALEIYRRAGSQAEKLSEFYEICKSLDIARGERFIKIEQPPASFLQAMEEYVRDAPRASTVRKDQETKQVVSEKLAAPKVVLSIEYNKAPEVQEEHPSSPPPPEPVKVKMPVVEPPDLLGLDDPIPNTAELDEKNAMALAIVPVAETPPSAGPNPANGTTGWELALVTAPSSNENATAASKLAGGLDMLTLDSLYDDAIRRNNQNVSYNPWQPVPMGGPMMQQTAHDPFFASNAVAAPPNVQMAAMGNQQQAFMLQQQQQQQQQQMMMMMGQQQQQPLNPFGNPYGATAHPYGSGMPVQTHNPYSGFI